One Capsicum annuum cultivar UCD-10X-F1 chromosome 2, UCD10Xv1.1, whole genome shotgun sequence genomic window carries:
- the LOC107858669 gene encoding uncharacterized protein LOC107858669 isoform X2 — MVIDGVRKILKFKEVVEYDGNGRLIIAPAGNGFIPAYSGEHIFIEVIKPFYMEPWGSWNEIRLDVRILMWNQFMTKCACNSCHENKIQCIFKLKAALRIKEHLYEARRNLEKHGWLNADVWVQFLEKWDTPEYRGKRERAKANRASQTGGLLHTGGLMRRLVILA, encoded by the exons ATGGTAATAGACGGcgtaagaaag ATTCTAAAATTTAAAGAGGTAGTAGAATATGACGGCAACGGAAGGCTAATTATCGCCCCTGCTGGTAATGG GTTCATTCCCGCATATAGCGGTgaacatatatttatagaagtaATTAAACCATTTTACATGGAGCCGTGGGGTAGTTGGAATGAGATTCGACTCGACGTCAGAATTCTTATGTGGAACCAGTTTAtg ACAAAGTGTGCATGTAATTCTtgtcatgaaaataaaatacaatgcattttcaagttgaaagcagCTCTACGGATCAAAGAACACTTGTATGAGGCCCGGAGGAACTTGGAAAAACATGGTTGGCTGAATGCTGATGTGTGGGTTCAGTTCTTGGAAAAATGGGATACTCCTGAATATAGGGGGAAGAGGGAACGGGCAAAGGCAAATAGAGCGTCTCAAACGGGTGGCCTGTTGCACACTGGAGGTTTGATGAGAAGACTGGTAATATTAgcttaa
- the LOC107858669 gene encoding uncharacterized protein LOC107858669 isoform X1, translated as MPPLPYQFQPSSLHNSLHSSSSSVPSTSSTLSLSGLRIGGPSTLTSLSIDSATASNATTAAFQILKFKEVVEYDGNGRLIIAPAGNGFIPAYSGEHIFIEVIKPFYMEPWGSWNEIRLDVRILMWNQFMTKCACNSCHENKIQCIFKLKAALRIKEHLYEARRNLEKHGWLNADVWVQFLEKWDTPEYRGKRERAKANRASQTGGLLHTGGLMRRLVILA; from the exons ATGCCCCCACTACCCTACCAGTTCCAGCCCTCTTCTCTCCATAATAGTTTGCATAGTAGCTCTTCATCTGTACCTTCAACATCATCCACACTTAGCCTTTCTGGATTGAGAATTGGAGGTCCTAGCACTTTAACATCGCTATCCATTGATAGTGCTACAGCGTCTAATGCTACAACAGCTGCTTTCCAGATTCTAAAATTTAAAGAGGTAGTAGAATATGACGGCAACGGAAGGCTAATTATCGCCCCTGCTGGTAATGG GTTCATTCCCGCATATAGCGGTgaacatatatttatagaagtaATTAAACCATTTTACATGGAGCCGTGGGGTAGTTGGAATGAGATTCGACTCGACGTCAGAATTCTTATGTGGAACCAGTTTAtg ACAAAGTGTGCATGTAATTCTtgtcatgaaaataaaatacaatgcattttcaagttgaaagcagCTCTACGGATCAAAGAACACTTGTATGAGGCCCGGAGGAACTTGGAAAAACATGGTTGGCTGAATGCTGATGTGTGGGTTCAGTTCTTGGAAAAATGGGATACTCCTGAATATAGGGGGAAGAGGGAACGGGCAAAGGCAAATAGAGCGTCTCAAACGGGTGGCCTGTTGCACACTGGAGGTTTGATGAGAAGACTGGTAATATTAgcttaa